TTCTTCCACGCTCTGCTGATACAGGGCTTCTGTGCCGGGATTGTCACCGGGAAAATAGGAGAGGGTTCTGCGGTCGCCGGGCTTAAGCACTCGGTATTCTTCATGGTAGTCGCCTTTATTGCCTACACCCTTTTCATTTAAGGGGGATAAAGAGATAAAGATGGAAATGGTCGGGCAGATGCCCTTTCTCACGGTGCTGCTAATAGTATATGGAGTCATCATTTCCGCCCAGGTGCTGGCTCTCCTTCTCCACATGTCTGGCTTTACGCCGCTGGAAGTGATTTTGCTGGTGGCTTTTCCCCTGCTCGCCTATATCTTGGCACTGCCCGCAGTAGGAAGCTCTATCAGTGGTTTTTATCCCGGACTTTCCGGCACGGTCTTTGCCACCGCCAGGGTGTTTGATGTGCCCCTCCTTCATCTTGATGGCAGCATTATCGGGTTCAACCTGCTAGGTTGTTCCATCCCGGTAATCATCACCACCAAGATGCTGGCGCAGCGGCGCGTTCCGCTGAGGCAGTTTTTCCTTGTTGCTGCCATTACTGCCGGGGTAAGCCATCTCTACAGTGTTATCGTGCCCGGCGTAGGTGTGGCGATTTACTTATTCGCCATACCGCCAATCTTGGCGGCGGCCCTTGCCTTCATGCTCAGAAAGCTGAGAGGGGCGAGGGACTTCAATCCTGCCCTCCTCGCCTACGCCGGTGCAACCATCGGGGTACTGGTCGGGGCCGACCTGCTCAACCTGTACCGGTTGGTTACTCATTACGCAGACAGCCCGGTATTCATCTCGATAGGTGGCGGCAGCGTGCTGGATGCTATCTTCCTCGCTGGAATTGTCGCCCTGTTGGCTGACCTGGTCTTCCGCAGCCAGGAAGAGAATATGCTCCGACCCCTGGTTAACCTGTTTGGAGGAGGTGACCGAAAGTGAAGCGCAAATTAGTGGCGTTCTGGAAGGATGAGAGTGGCGTCACTGTCGTCCTGGGCGCACTACTCATGTTCGTGGTTGTGGTCAGCATGTACTCTATGGTGCAGGCCTACCAGGTGCCCATCTGGAACGCGGAGGTGGAGTGGGAGCACTTCGACACGGTCAATGATGACATGATGGCCCTCAAATCGGACATTGAGGACGCCGCCCTGCTAAAGGCACCCAAGTCCAGCAAGATCCAGATGGGCATGCGTTATCCAAACCGCATGTTTCTGTTTAATCCCGGCCCCGGGGTGCCCGGAGCGCTGACATCAGAAAGCGTCAACGTTACCGTGCAATACACCCTGGATGTCCCGGGCAACCCTACCTTCACCAGAACCTACGACTCCAACCGTATCGCTTACCAAGCCTGGGGCATCGTTGACAGCCCGCGGCTGATTTACGAGCACGGGCTGATAATCAGGGACTTCGGCGATGCGGCACTGAGCACCACCGAGCAGCCGCTTGTGGAGGGTGATGAGATTTACATCCCACTCCTGATGGGGGGGCCGCTGTCGCTCTCATCCATGGAGACAGAAACGGTAACGCTACGGCCGCTAACCGAGACATTCAGCAGCGCCAAGGTAAAATCAGCCCAAATCACCCTGGCCACCGATTATCCCCAGGTATGGGAAGACGCTCTGGCAGGGGTAGCTACCGCCGATACCACGGTGACTGTTAACCAGACCGCTAAGACAGTGGTCATTGCCAGCACCGCCACCAGACAGATTATCTTCCCCAGCGGCAACATCACCACTGACGCTTTGTATGCCGGGATGATAAACCTAAGCACCAAGTTTGTTCCCGGGGCATTTTCCAGCATTGATATTACCAAAAACTATCCCACCATCGTGGACATAGCGATTAGCTCTACCGGCTCTGGTCCGTATAGAGAGACGCATTCAACGATAACAGCGACGGTGAGAAACGCAACCGCACCCTTTGACATCCACGCCGACCTGACCCATCTGACCGGTGACCCGGAAGACTTCCTCGTGTATCCGGACACATCCTCGCCTGACAGCATCACTGCCACGAGTTGGGACATACCCAATACGAACACGGTCTCATGGACAAACATAGAGCATCCAGGGTATGGCTCAGGAGAAGCAATTCTCGTCACTTTCTGGGTGTACAATACAGAGGAATTCATGCAGTACTTTACTATCAGGGTATTTACCCGCCAGAGTAACAAGGAGTGGTATTAGTGCCAAGGCTTAGAGAGCTTGCCCATCTGCTGTACCTGGTGGCTTTCCGCCCGGCTCTAGCCGTGGCGGCAACGCTTGCCATTATCCTGGGCATAGGCTTGGTGGCGGCACGACCTGCGGCAAATATCTTTGCCGTCACATTTTCTCTAGTTGTCCTGGCTTACGCCAGCTACCGGGACATAAAACAGCGCACCGTCCCGAACAAG
The DNA window shown above is from Chloroflexota bacterium and carries:
- a CDS encoding DUF1614 domain-containing protein; this translates as MEMVGQMPFLTVLLIVYGVIISAQVLALLLHMSGFTPLEVILLVAFPLLAYILALPAVGSSISGFYPGLSGTVFATARVFDVPLLHLDGSIIGFNLLGCSIPVIITTKMLAQRRVPLRQFFLVAAITAGVSHLYSVIVPGVGVAIYLFAIPPILAAALAFMLRKLRGARDFNPALLAYAGATIGVLVGADLLNLYRLVTHYADSPVFISIGGGSVLDAIFLAGIVALLADLVFRSQEENMLRPLVNLFGGGDRK